The Pirellulales bacterium DNA segment CGGCAATCGAGCGCCGAGGAAGAGGCCAAGCTCGCCTCCGACGAAAGCCAGGCCAAGGAGAAGCTGATCAGCCTGCAAGCACAGTTGAAGATTCAACTCAGCAAACGCGACCGCCTGAAGATCACCAGCCCGATCGATGGCCAGGTGACGACCTGGGACGTGGACAACCTGCTGGCAGGGCGCACCGTGCAGCCCGGCCAGGTGTTGATGAGCATCTCGGACCCCAGCGGTGACTGGGAATTGGAGGTCTTGGTTCCGGAAGAGCACATGGGCTACATCGCCCGCGCTCAGAAGGATCTAGGCCACATGGATCTGGAGACCTCGTACATCCTGGAAAATGATCCGTCCGCCAAACATGAGGGCAGGATCGGCGACATCCACCTGGCGGCCGAGGTGCGCGGGGAAGATGGGAACACGGTGCTCGTACACGTCGCGATCGACAAGCATGACTTGCAAGAGCTCAATCAAGGCGCCGGTGTTCGCGCTCGTATCTATTGCGGCAAGCGAGCCGTAGGCTTTGTGTGGTTTCACGACCTGATCGAGTTCCTGCACTCGCGCGTCTTGTTCCGAATCTGACGCGCGGTGAAAGTCCACAGGGGAGCAATTCGCATGTCTGCGGGACGGCGAGGGAGTTTTTCCATGCTGCGTATCGGTGTAGTGGCCTGTGGAATCGTGCTGACGGTTGCGCTTCTGGGTATCGCCCAGCAATCGATCTCCGGATCAAGCACCGAAGCGCGTATCGTCTATCCCGAATGCCTGGTCAAGCTCAACGACCGCTTTGACGTCCAGGTCTCGGCTCAAGAGGCGGGCGTTCTGCAAAGCCTGGAAGCCAACGAAGGGATGGAAGTGCAGTTGGGCCAGGTGCTGGGCCAGATCGACGACAGCCAGGCGCAAAGCAAGAAGAAAGTCGCCGTCGCCGAGCACAAGGTCGCCCAGACCGAAGCCGAGAACGACGTCGACATTCGCTTCAACCAGGCGCAATCCGGCGTGGCCGAAATGGAATACCGGTTGAACGAAGAAGCCAATCGACTGGCAACCAAGGCCCGCCCCAAGGTCGAAATGGAAAAGTTGCGCCTGCAATGGAAGAAAGCCTACCTGGCGATCGAACAGGCCGAGATGAAACAGAAAACCAATCGCCTCACCGCCGACGCCAAGGAAGCCCAGGTGGACGCCGCCGAAAACGACATCCAGCGCCGCAAGATCACGGCCCCGCTCGCCGGCGACGTCATCGAGATCACGCCGGGGGTCGGCGAATGGCTCAACCCGGGCTCACCCATCCTGCGCATCGTGCAACTCGATAAGCTGCGCGTCGAAGGCATTCTGAATATCAAGGACTTTGGACCCGACCAGATCGCCAACCGCCCTGTGCGGGTTACAGCCCAAGTCGGCCCGAACCGCATGGAAGAGTTCCAGGGCAAGGTCGTCTTTATTGACCCTGAAGTGGTCAAAGGGGGCCGTTATCGCGTGCTGGCCGAAGTCGTCAATCGCCGTGCCGAAGGCGACGGCCCGTGGCTCTTGCGGCCCGGCATGCAGCCCCAGGAAATGGTGATCGACGCACTGCCGGGTAAGCCGTCGGGCACGGCGCAGCAAGCGCCACGCGCCGGCACGCACTAGGGCAATGAGCGGCGTCCCATGACCTTGCGGCCTCACCGTCTGCCAGCCACTCCTCGAATGCTGCTGGCGACAAGAAATCGCGTGACCGGTCCGGCGTAGAAGAAGCTTCGCAACATGGCAACGTTGGCTGACAGCCTGGTCTCTAGTTCCGCACGGCGGCTGGGGGTCCGCGCTCGTCCCGACCTGTCGGTCAAACGCCACCGCTACCACGGCCGCTCGTATTGGGTCGTTAAGGAGCCGGTGAGCCTCTCCTATTTCCGCTTCCAGGAGGAGGAGTTCGCCATCCTGCAGATGCTCGACGGGCAAACCAGCCTGGATGAGATCAAGGATCGCTTCGAGGCGGAGTTCCCGCCGCAAAAAATTACCGTCGAGGAATTGCAGCAGTTCGTCGTCACCCTGCATCGCCGCGGGCTAGTGATTGCCGATACACCCGGCCAAGGCGGCCAACTCAAGAAGCGTCGCGACGAACGCTGGTGGCAGGAATTCTGGGGCAAGCTCTCCAACGTGCTTTCGGTCCGCTTTCGCGGCATCGACCCCGATCGGCTGCTCACCTGGCTGCACAAGCGCGTCGCCTTCATGTACAGCACGCCGGCGGTCGTCTGCAGCCTGTTCCTCATGCTTTCGGCGCTGACCTTGGTCTTGGTACAACTCGAGGAGTTTCAGGCGAAGCTGCCGGGCTTTCACGATTTCTTCAACTTGCACAATGCCATCTGGATTGGCGTCACGCTGGCCGTGACCAAGGTGATCCACGAATTCGGCCACGGACTGACGTGCAAACATTTCGGCGGCGAATGCCACGAAATGGGCGTCATGCTGCTGGTGATGACGCCCTGCCTGTATTGCAACGTCTCCGACTCGTGGATGCTGCCCAGCAAATGGCAGCGAGCCATGATCGGCGCGGCGGGCATGTACGTCGAGTGCATCATCGCCTCGATTTGCACCTTCCTGTGGTGGTTCAGCAACCCCGGGCTGTTGAATCAATTGTGCTTGAGCACGATGTTCGTCTGCTCGGTCAGCACGATCGTTTTCAATGGTAACCCGCTGCTGCGGTACGACGGCTATTACATCCTCTCGGACATTCTCGAGATCCCCAACCTGCGGCAGAAATCCAGCGAGATTCTCAATCGCAAGCTGAGTCACTGGTGCCTGGGGATCGAGCAGCCCGATAACCCGTTTCTGCCCGATCATCATCAGACGCTGTTCGCGATCTACAGCCTGGCGGCGGTGACGTACAGTTGGATCGTCGTATTTTCGATTCTGTGGTTCTTGCAGCGAATGCTCGAGCCTTACCATTTGAAGAGCATCGGCCGCGTCATCGCGGCCTTCGCGATGTACGGCCTGTTCGTGCAGCCGATGTGGAAGCTGTACAAGTATTTCAGCGTGCCGGGGAGGACCGATCAGGTGAAAAAGTTACGCTTGCTCGCCACGGTGGCCATCGTGGGCCTGGTGGCGCTGGCCGTCTTCGCCCTCCCCCTGCCGCACCGCGAATATTGCACTTTGCAGATTCAGCCCCATGACGCCGTCAGCGTGCGTGTGGTCATTCCCGGACGCATCGAGGAGATTCTGGTCGAACCCGGACAGCAAGTGAAAGCGGGGCAATTGCTGGTGCGCATGAGCAATCCGGACCTCGAGCTATTGATTGCCGATCTCGAAGGTCGGCTGGCCGTCGATCGCGCCAAGTACGAGGGATTGCAACTGCAACAGTTCCGCAACGACACCGCAGCGCTGCAAATGTCGAGCGTGCACGAAAACATCATGTCGACCGAAGAAGCGTTGCGGCAAAAGCGCGCCGATCTGGAGCGATTGAACCTCGTGGCGCCGATTGCCGGCACCGTGCTGCCGCCTACCGAGCTGCCGCGCAAAGCGGTGAATCCCGATGGACAGTTACCCGGCTGGTACGGCACGCCGCTCGAGGAGCATAATCTCGGTTCCTTCCTCACCGAGAGTACGCTCGTCTGCCTGATTGGTGATCCCAACCAGATGCAGGCCGACCT contains these protein-coding regions:
- a CDS encoding HlyD family efflux transporter periplasmic adaptor subunit, with protein sequence MLRIGVVACGIVLTVALLGIAQQSISGSSTEARIVYPECLVKLNDRFDVQVSAQEAGVLQSLEANEGMEVQLGQVLGQIDDSQAQSKKKVAVAEHKVAQTEAENDVDIRFNQAQSGVAEMEYRLNEEANRLATKARPKVEMEKLRLQWKKAYLAIEQAEMKQKTNRLTADAKEAQVDAAENDIQRRKITAPLAGDVIEITPGVGEWLNPGSPILRIVQLDKLRVEGILNIKDFGPDQIANRPVRVTAQVGPNRMEEFQGKVVFIDPEVVKGGRYRVLAEVVNRRAEGDGPWLLRPGMQPQEMVIDALPGKPSGTAQQAPRAGTH
- a CDS encoding HlyD family efflux transporter periplasmic adaptor subunit, producing the protein MATLADSLVSSSARRLGVRARPDLSVKRHRYHGRSYWVVKEPVSLSYFRFQEEEFAILQMLDGQTSLDEIKDRFEAEFPPQKITVEELQQFVVTLHRRGLVIADTPGQGGQLKKRRDERWWQEFWGKLSNVLSVRFRGIDPDRLLTWLHKRVAFMYSTPAVVCSLFLMLSALTLVLVQLEEFQAKLPGFHDFFNLHNAIWIGVTLAVTKVIHEFGHGLTCKHFGGECHEMGVMLLVMTPCLYCNVSDSWMLPSKWQRAMIGAAGMYVECIIASICTFLWWFSNPGLLNQLCLSTMFVCSVSTIVFNGNPLLRYDGYYILSDILEIPNLRQKSSEILNRKLSHWCLGIEQPDNPFLPDHHQTLFAIYSLAAVTYSWIVVFSILWFLQRMLEPYHLKSIGRVIAAFAMYGLFVQPMWKLYKYFSVPGRTDQVKKLRLLATVAIVGLVALAVFALPLPHREYCTLQIQPHDAVSVRVVIPGRIEEILVEPGQQVKAGQLLVRMSNPDLELLIADLEGRLAVDRAKYEGLQLQQFRNDTAALQMSSVHENIMSTEEALRQKRADLERLNLVAPIAGTVLPPTELPRKAVNPDGQLPGWYGTPLEEHNLGSFLTESTLVCLIGDPNQMQADLVLDQSQLDFIATGQDVDIKLDHLPLDKFQGRIVTIASEDMKVTPKNLSNKAGGELPSKTDESGVERPWSPSYQALVFPLEGPDDLLRSGLRGRAKIHARWQTVAQRAWRLIGNTFNVRL